A portion of the Diprion similis isolate iyDipSimi1 chromosome 4, iyDipSimi1.1, whole genome shotgun sequence genome contains these proteins:
- the LOC124405570 gene encoding uncharacterized protein K02A2.6-like: MLEIESRKDKTINNVIKFVKAEWPSTKNLSEEEKIYFHKRYELTVDTNCLFWGMRACIPDSMRAIILKELHSSHMGIVKIKTFARSYVWWPGIDSAIENLINDCNICSVLRKTPAKTPLTTWPWPPKAWSRIHCDFAGPFFNNMYLIVIDAHSKWPEVINFKNNTKTSKVIEKFKTLFANYGLPLHVHLDNGPQFKYGLKDWLEQNGVHHTTLYNRTQPGVLNVWARTENSF; encoded by the exons ATGTTAGAAATTGAAAGTAGAAAAGATAAAACTATTAataatgtaattaaatttgtCAAGGCAGAATGGCCCAGCACGAAAAACCTGtcagaagaagagaaaatttactttcataAAAGGTACGAATTAACAGTAGATACCAATTGTTTATTTTGGGGAATGAGAGCGTGCATTCCCGACAGCATGCGGGCAATCATACTAAAAGAATTACATTCTTCTCACATGggaattgtcaaaattaaaaCGTTTGCGAGATCTTACGTCTGGTGGCCAGGCATTGATTCtgctattgaaaatttaattaatgatTGCAACATTTGCTCAGTACTTCGAAAAACCCCGGCAAAAACACCGTTAACTACTTGGCCTTGGCCACCAAAGGCGTGGAGTCGCATTCATTGCGATTTTGCAGgtccattttttaataatatgtaCCTCATTGTGATAGACGCACACTCTAAATGGCCTgaagtaataaatttcaaaaataatacaaaaacgtCGAAGGTcatcgaaaaattcaagacaCTATTTGCTAATTACGGTTTACCTTTACACGTTCATTTAGACAACGGGCCCCAGTTCAAATACGGATTGAAAGATTGGCTAGAACAAAACGGAGTCCAC CATACCACACTGTACAACAGGACGCAGCCCGGCGTTCTTAATGTTTGGGCGAGAACTGAGAACTCGTTTTGA